A single region of the Mycobacterium lentiflavum genome encodes:
- a CDS encoding rhomboid family intramembrane serine protease, producing MNSAQQRVPATRKKRPEWVVGGATILTFVALLYLIELFDQLSRHSLDANGIRPLETDGLWGIVFAPVLHANWQHLMANTVPLLVLGFLMTLAGLSRFVWATAIVWIVGGFGTWLIGNWGSNCGPTDHIGASGLIFGWLAFLLVFGIFVRRFVDIVIGLVVLFIYGGVLLGAMPVLGQCGGVSWQGHLCGAIAGVVAAYLLSAPERKARAKRKAGNAPRLKT from the coding sequence ATGAATAGTGCACAGCAACGCGTACCCGCTACACGGAAAAAGCGGCCCGAGTGGGTGGTGGGCGGGGCCACGATCCTCACCTTTGTCGCGCTGCTCTACCTGATCGAACTGTTCGACCAACTGTCGCGGCATTCCCTGGACGCAAACGGCATCAGGCCGCTGGAAACCGACGGCCTGTGGGGGATCGTCTTCGCGCCCGTGCTGCATGCCAACTGGCAGCACCTGATGGCCAATACGGTCCCCCTGCTAGTGCTCGGATTTTTGATGACGCTGGCCGGTTTGTCCCGCTTCGTGTGGGCGACCGCGATCGTGTGGATCGTGGGCGGCTTCGGCACCTGGCTGATCGGCAACTGGGGCAGCAACTGCGGGCCGACGGACCATATCGGGGCCTCCGGGCTGATCTTCGGCTGGCTGGCCTTTCTGCTGGTCTTCGGAATATTCGTGCGCCGGTTCGTCGACATCGTCATCGGCCTGGTGGTGCTGTTCATCTACGGTGGCGTGCTGCTCGGCGCGATGCCGGTGCTCGGTCAATGCGGCGGGGTGTCCTGGCAGGGTCACCTATGTGGCGCCATCGCAGGCGTCGTCGCCGCGTATCTGTTGTCCGCTCCTGAGCGCAAGGCCCGGGCTAAGCGAAAAGCCGGCAACGCGCCGCGGCTGAAGACGTGA
- the murI gene encoding glutamate racemase, translating into MSSPLAPVGVFDSGVGGLTVARAIIDQLPDEDIVYVGDTGNGPYGPLTIPEVRAHALAIGDDLVGRGVKALVIACNTASAACLRDARERYDVPVVEVILPAVRRAVATTRNGRIGVIGTQATITSHAYQDAFAAARDTEITAVACPRFVDFVERGVTSGRQVLGLAEGYLEPLQRAQIDTLVLGCTHYPLLSGLIQLAMGENVTLVSSAEETAKEVLRMLTEQDLLRPHDAAPATRHFEATGDPEAFTKLAARFLGPAVSGVRPVHHSPIG; encoded by the coding sequence GTGAGCTCACCTTTGGCGCCCGTCGGGGTCTTCGACTCCGGCGTCGGGGGACTGACGGTCGCTCGCGCGATCATCGACCAATTGCCGGACGAGGACATCGTCTACGTCGGCGACACCGGCAACGGCCCCTACGGCCCGCTCACCATTCCCGAGGTGCGCGCTCACGCGCTGGCCATCGGTGACGATCTGGTGGGCCGCGGCGTGAAGGCGTTGGTGATCGCCTGCAACACCGCGTCGGCGGCCTGCCTGCGCGATGCCCGCGAGCGCTACGACGTGCCCGTCGTCGAGGTGATCCTGCCGGCCGTGCGCCGCGCCGTGGCCACCACCCGCAACGGCCGCATCGGCGTGATCGGCACCCAGGCAACCATCACGTCGCACGCCTACCAGGACGCGTTCGCCGCCGCCCGTGACACCGAGATCACCGCGGTGGCCTGCCCGCGCTTCGTCGACTTCGTCGAGCGGGGCGTGACGAGCGGGCGTCAAGTCTTGGGCCTGGCCGAGGGATACCTGGAGCCGCTGCAACGGGCCCAAATCGACACGCTGGTGCTGGGCTGCACGCACTACCCACTGCTGTCGGGGTTGATTCAGCTGGCCATGGGCGAAAACGTGACGCTGGTTTCCAGCGCCGAGGAAACCGCGAAGGAAGTGCTCCGGATGCTCACCGAACAGGATTTGCTGCGCCCGCACGACGCGGCGCCGGCGACGCGACACTTCGAAGCCACCGGCGACCCCGAGGCCTTCACCAAACTGGCGGCGCGATTCCTGGGGCCAGCCGTCAGCGGCGTCCGGCCAGTGCACCACTCGCCGATTGGCTAG
- a CDS encoding fatty acid desaturase family protein, which produces MAITDVTQYAHLSDEDVEALGRELDAIRADIEESRGERDARYIRRAVHLQRTLVVGARILLMASNNRLAWVAGTAMLGTGKIIENMELGHNITHGQWDWMNDPEIHSTEWEWDTTSPSVHWKKSHNFIHHKYTNIVGMDDDVGYGIMRVTRDEPWARWMIGNPIYNLLLGTLFEWGVAAHGLELSRVRRHEKTWAEVRKDLRIIAKKVGRQVGKDYIVFPALAGRNWKHTLRANAVANLIRNYWSYMVIFCGHFPDGAEKFTKEEFENETQAQWYLRQMLGSANFHAGPVMAFISGNLCYQIEHHLFPDLPSNRYAEISVRVRELCEKYDLPYTTGSLGRQYWQSFWTILKLALPDKLLKGTPDDAPETHSELKFRVREGLRDSFVDPATGKRRGLRTALRELQAAPVAP; this is translated from the coding sequence ATGGCAATTACCGACGTGACACAATACGCACATCTCAGCGACGAGGACGTCGAGGCGCTCGGACGCGAACTCGACGCGATCCGCGCCGATATCGAGGAGTCGCGCGGCGAACGCGATGCCCGCTACATCCGGCGAGCCGTGCACCTCCAACGAACATTGGTCGTCGGTGCCCGAATCTTGTTGATGGCCAGCAACAATCGGTTAGCCTGGGTTGCCGGGACGGCGATGTTGGGTACCGGCAAGATCATCGAGAACATGGAACTGGGCCACAACATCACTCACGGTCAGTGGGACTGGATGAATGATCCGGAAATCCATTCGACCGAATGGGAATGGGACACAACCTCACCGAGCGTGCACTGGAAGAAGTCGCACAACTTCATCCACCACAAGTACACCAACATCGTCGGCATGGACGACGATGTCGGTTACGGCATCATGCGGGTCACCCGCGACGAGCCCTGGGCGCGGTGGATGATCGGCAACCCGATCTACAACCTGCTGCTGGGCACCCTGTTCGAATGGGGTGTGGCGGCGCACGGGCTGGAGCTTTCCCGGGTCCGCAGACACGAGAAGACGTGGGCCGAAGTCCGCAAGGATCTGCGCATCATCGCCAAGAAGGTCGGTAGGCAGGTCGGCAAGGACTACATCGTGTTTCCGGCGTTGGCCGGACGTAACTGGAAGCACACGCTGCGGGCCAACGCGGTCGCCAACCTGATTCGCAACTACTGGTCCTACATGGTCATCTTCTGCGGTCACTTCCCCGACGGCGCAGAGAAGTTCACCAAAGAAGAGTTCGAGAACGAGACGCAAGCGCAGTGGTACCTGCGCCAGATGCTCGGTTCGGCGAACTTCCACGCCGGTCCGGTGATGGCTTTCATCAGCGGCAACCTGTGCTATCAAATCGAGCATCACCTCTTCCCGGATCTGCCGAGCAATCGCTATGCCGAGATCTCTGTACGGGTGCGCGAGCTGTGTGAGAAGTACGACCTGCCCTACACCACCGGATCGCTTGGCCGGCAGTACTGGCAGTCGTTCTGGACGATCCTCAAGCTCGCCCTGCCCGACAAACTGCTCAAGGGCACGCCCGACGATGCCCCGGAGACTCACTCCGAGTTGAAGTTCCGCGTACGCGAGGGGCTCAGGGACAGCTTCGTCGACCCCGCGACCGGCAAACGGCGGGGCCTGCGCACCGCCCTGCGCGAACTGCAGGCGGCCCCAGTCGCCCCCTGA
- a CDS encoding GNAT family N-acetyltransferase, with amino-acid sequence MNGASNTQTDDSSTQVLKRERKDLSQEVQRVGPLPVPALDSPYGMRAAVSGDAEMVSEWMNRPHLAETWEYAWPVSRWRQHLDAQLEGTYSLPLIAALRGEECAYLEIYWAAKDMISRHYDAHPYDIGLHAAIADLRLVNRGFGPRVLPRIVASVFVQEPRCERIMFDPDHRNTTVRRLCEFVGCRSLGEHDAPNRRMVLYALDRTTQSW; translated from the coding sequence ATGAACGGAGCCTCAAACACCCAGACCGATGATTCGTCGACCCAGGTGCTGAAGCGTGAGCGCAAGGATCTCTCCCAAGAGGTCCAGCGCGTTGGCCCGCTTCCGGTCCCCGCACTGGACTCGCCATACGGGATGCGCGCCGCGGTCAGCGGTGACGCAGAAATGGTGTCGGAGTGGATGAATCGCCCTCATCTCGCCGAGACCTGGGAGTACGCCTGGCCGGTGTCGCGCTGGCGCCAGCACCTTGATGCACAGCTCGAGGGGACCTACTCGCTGCCGCTGATCGCCGCCCTGCGCGGCGAAGAGTGCGCCTACCTCGAGATCTATTGGGCAGCAAAGGACATGATCTCGCGTCACTACGATGCTCATCCCTACGACATTGGGCTCCATGCGGCCATCGCGGATCTGAGGTTGGTCAATCGCGGCTTCGGCCCGCGGGTGCTACCGCGAATCGTGGCCAGCGTGTTCGTACAAGAACCGCGCTGCGAGCGGATCATGTTCGATCCGGATCACCGCAACACCACCGTGCGCCGGCTGTGCGAGTTCGTCGGATGCCGGTCGCTGGGTGAGCACGACGCGCCGAACCGGCGGATGGTGCTCTACGCGTTGGACCGTACAACCCAATCCTGGTAG
- the mbtN gene encoding mycobactin biosynthesis acyl-ACP dehydrogenase MbtN has protein sequence MTATGQTVFDADYRALLAEAFDDRVIVWTSEAEAQQRFPRKLIEHLGASDVFSAKWTDQVQPDVGKLIELALALGHLASAGIGVGVSLHDSAIAVLRRFGKSDYLKDICEKAIRGEAVLCIGASEESGGSDLQIVETEVRSHDGGFAVRGIKKFVSLSPIADHIMVVARSVDHDSSSRHGNVVVVAVPTTHVDVQRPYNKVGAGPLDTAAVHIDTWVPADAMVARAGTGLAAISWGLAHERMSIAGQIAASCQRVIGITLARMMNRRQFGNTLFEHQALRLRMADLQARVDQLRFALHGIAAAGRLDLRAAAGIKVTAARLGEEVIGECMHIFGGSGYLVDETPLGRVWRDMKLARVGGGTDEVLWELVAAGMKADHVGYQDWVVRSNA, from the coding sequence GTGACCGCGACAGGCCAGACGGTTTTCGATGCCGACTACCGCGCGCTGCTCGCCGAGGCGTTCGACGACCGCGTCATCGTTTGGACGTCCGAAGCCGAAGCGCAGCAACGCTTTCCGCGCAAGCTGATCGAGCATCTGGGAGCAAGCGATGTCTTCAGCGCGAAGTGGACCGACCAGGTCCAACCCGACGTCGGCAAGCTCATCGAACTCGCCCTGGCGCTGGGCCACCTGGCGTCGGCCGGTATCGGAGTGGGCGTCAGCCTGCACGACTCGGCCATTGCCGTGCTGCGCCGGTTCGGCAAATCGGACTACCTGAAGGACATCTGTGAGAAGGCGATTCGCGGCGAGGCCGTGCTCTGCATCGGCGCCTCGGAAGAATCCGGCGGATCGGATCTGCAGATAGTTGAAACCGAGGTTCGCTCGCACGACGGCGGTTTCGCGGTCCGTGGCATCAAGAAGTTCGTCTCGCTGTCTCCGATCGCCGACCACATCATGGTCGTGGCGCGCAGCGTCGACCACGACTCGTCCAGCCGGCACGGCAACGTCGTCGTGGTGGCGGTGCCGACCACACACGTCGACGTGCAGCGGCCCTACAACAAAGTGGGCGCCGGGCCGCTGGACACCGCGGCGGTCCACATCGATACCTGGGTCCCGGCCGACGCGATGGTCGCGCGGGCCGGCACCGGGCTGGCGGCCATCAGTTGGGGATTGGCGCACGAGCGCATGTCGATCGCCGGCCAGATCGCGGCGTCGTGCCAGCGGGTGATCGGAATTACGTTGGCCCGCATGATGAATCGGCGCCAATTCGGCAACACGCTGTTCGAGCATCAGGCGTTGCGGCTGCGGATGGCCGACCTGCAGGCGCGGGTCGACCAGCTGCGCTTCGCGCTGCACGGCATCGCCGCTGCGGGGCGGCTGGATCTGCGGGCGGCCGCGGGCATCAAGGTCACCGCGGCTCGCCTCGGCGAAGAAGTCATCGGCGAGTGTATGCACATTTTCGGCGGGTCCGGCTATCTCGTCGACGAAACACCGCTGGGCCGGGTTTGGCGGGACATGAAGCTGGCCCGGGTCGGCGGCGGCACCGACGAAGTGCTCTGGGAATTGGTCGCGGCCGGCATGAAGGCCGACCACGTCGGCTACCAGGATTGGGTTGTACGGTCCAACGCGTAG
- the rdgB gene encoding RdgB/HAM1 family non-canonical purine NTP pyrophosphatase, with amino-acid sequence MRSSRLLVASRNPKKLAELRRVLDGAGLSGLTLVSLNDVAPFDEAPETGATFEDNALAKARDAFAATGLATVADDSGLEVAALRGMPGVLSARWAGTHGDDAANTALLLAQLRDVPDERRSAAFVSACALVSDGGEVVVRGEWPGTIAREPRGNGGFGYDPVFIPGGSERSAAELSPAEKDAASHRGRALALLLPALRALA; translated from the coding sequence TTGCGATCGTCACGGCTGCTGGTGGCCAGCCGCAACCCCAAGAAGCTGGCCGAACTGCGCCGGGTGCTGGACGGCGCCGGGCTCTCGGGGCTGACGCTGGTGTCGCTCAACGACGTGGCGCCCTTCGACGAGGCGCCGGAAACCGGTGCGACGTTCGAGGACAACGCGTTGGCCAAGGCGCGGGATGCGTTCGCGGCCACCGGGTTGGCGACCGTCGCCGACGATTCCGGTCTGGAGGTCGCGGCGTTGCGTGGCATGCCTGGCGTGCTGTCGGCCCGCTGGGCGGGCACTCACGGCGACGACGCCGCCAATACCGCGCTGTTGCTTGCCCAGTTGCGTGATGTGCCCGACGAACGGCGTTCCGCGGCATTTGTGTCCGCCTGCGCGCTGGTGTCGGACGGCGGCGAAGTCGTCGTGCGCGGCGAGTGGCCCGGCACGATCGCCCGCGAGCCGCGTGGCAACGGCGGGTTCGGCTACGATCCGGTCTTCATTCCGGGCGGCTCCGAGCGCTCCGCGGCGGAGTTGAGCCCCGCGGAGAAGGACGCGGCCTCGCATCGTGGTCGCGCGCTGGCGCTGCTGCTGCCGGCGTTGCGCGCGTTGGCCTGA
- the mbtM gene encoding long-chain-fatty acid--ACP ligase MbtM — translation MSQLAAAITRSMRTATSELAVFDKETSDWKRLPWPDVHGLAEGVAAWLLDHDRPAAVGLVGEPTVEFIAAIQGSWLTGAAISILPGPVRGADAQYWAESTLHRFAGIGVGAVLSHGSHLESLRAVARAGIVTEDLATAARTDRSASGIPHADPIGPAILQGTAGSTGSPKTAMLSPGAVLSNMRGLDQRFSFDASRDVVCSWLPLFHDMGLTCVLASMMAGLPLWLSSPTAFSASPFNWLKWLSESRATLTAAPNLAYNILGKYATLVSGVDLSAMRVAINGGEPVDCDGFARFAEAMAPFGFDAGALAPSYGLAESTCAVALPAPGTGLTFATVSDERGPRKYAVLGQALAGMEIRVVSSDRYTDTADREIGEIEIRGSSMMDGYLGHPTIDREGWFPTGDLGFFDDGGLVVCGRAKEIISIAGRNIFPTEIELIAAQVTGVREGCVVALGTGERSARPGLVVAAEFKGDDQTRARTEVIQRIASVCGIVPADVVFMSPGSLPRTSSGKLRRLEVRRTLELVD, via the coding sequence ATGAGCCAACTTGCGGCGGCGATCACGCGGTCAATGCGGACCGCTACCTCCGAATTGGCTGTCTTCGACAAGGAGACCTCGGACTGGAAACGGCTCCCGTGGCCGGACGTGCACGGGTTAGCCGAAGGGGTTGCGGCCTGGCTCCTTGACCATGACCGACCCGCCGCGGTCGGTCTCGTCGGCGAGCCAACCGTGGAGTTCATCGCGGCGATCCAGGGTTCATGGCTAACCGGCGCGGCCATCTCGATCCTGCCGGGACCGGTGCGAGGTGCGGACGCTCAGTACTGGGCGGAGTCGACGCTGCACCGGTTTGCCGGCATCGGGGTGGGCGCGGTGCTAAGCCACGGCTCGCACTTGGAAAGCCTGCGAGCGGTTGCGCGCGCGGGCATTGTCACCGAAGACCTCGCCACTGCGGCGCGCACCGACCGCTCGGCGTCGGGTATCCCGCATGCCGACCCGATTGGCCCGGCCATTCTGCAGGGAACGGCGGGATCGACCGGATCGCCCAAAACCGCGATGCTTTCGCCGGGCGCGGTGCTCAGTAACATGCGCGGTCTCGATCAACGATTCAGCTTCGATGCGTCGCGCGACGTTGTGTGCTCTTGGCTGCCGCTGTTTCACGACATGGGGCTTACCTGCGTGCTCGCCTCGATGATGGCCGGGCTGCCGCTGTGGCTGTCTTCTCCCACGGCGTTCTCCGCGTCGCCGTTCAACTGGCTGAAGTGGCTCTCGGAAAGCCGTGCGACGCTCACCGCCGCACCCAACCTCGCCTACAACATCCTCGGCAAGTACGCGACGCTGGTGTCCGGCGTCGATCTCAGCGCCATGCGGGTCGCCATCAACGGTGGCGAACCGGTGGACTGTGACGGCTTTGCGCGGTTCGCAGAAGCCATGGCGCCGTTCGGATTTGACGCCGGTGCGCTGGCGCCGTCGTACGGCCTTGCCGAGTCCACCTGCGCGGTCGCCTTGCCCGCACCCGGTACCGGATTGACCTTCGCCACCGTCTCGGACGAGCGCGGTCCGCGCAAGTACGCCGTCCTGGGACAGGCGCTTGCGGGCATGGAAATCCGGGTCGTATCCAGCGATCGCTACACCGACACGGCGGACCGCGAGATCGGTGAGATCGAGATTCGCGGCTCGTCGATGATGGATGGCTACCTGGGGCACCCGACCATCGATCGCGAAGGCTGGTTTCCCACCGGCGATTTGGGCTTCTTCGACGACGGTGGCCTGGTCGTGTGTGGCCGGGCCAAGGAAATCATCTCGATCGCGGGACGCAACATCTTCCCGACGGAGATCGAACTGATCGCCGCCCAGGTCACCGGGGTACGGGAAGGCTGCGTAGTCGCCCTGGGCACCGGCGAGCGGTCCGCTCGCCCCGGGCTGGTCGTCGCGGCCGAGTTCAAAGGTGATGACCAGACGCGGGCCCGCACCGAAGTGATTCAGCGCATCGCGTCGGTGTGCGGCATCGTGCCGGCCGACGTGGTTTTCATGTCGCCGGGTTCCCTGCCGCGCACCTCGTCGGGCAAACTGCGCCGGCTGGAAGTGCGGCGCACCCTCGAGCTGGTGGACTGA
- a CDS encoding ferredoxin reductase, with protein sequence MGSTLHSLTRWSKAPAKGVTAAKSWVNVPRGLAARATTPLLPDDYLKMLNPLWSARELRGLIVDVHPETADSATVTIKPGWGFSGRYRPGQYVGIGLRIDGRWHWRSYSLTSIPQRDNKNITITVKATPEGFLSTHLVNGVEPGTIVRLATPKGEFALPDPPPAKILFVTAGSGITPVMAMLRTLKSRGHSADIVHIHSAPTPDDVIFHDELRELENSEPRYRLHLQLTETAGHLDFSDLTGIVGDWKQRPTWACGPPALLDTVERVWKDAGHSDQLHMERFTIAATDKGGEGGTVNFAISDKSIEIDGATSLLEAGEKVGIQMPFGCRMGICQTCVLPLEAGHVRDLRSGTEHGEGDRIQTCISTASGDCTLKI encoded by the coding sequence ATGGGTTCTACGCTGCACAGCCTGACTCGATGGAGCAAGGCGCCCGCCAAGGGCGTCACCGCCGCCAAGTCCTGGGTCAACGTGCCCCGCGGATTGGCCGCCCGCGCGACCACCCCATTGCTACCGGACGACTACCTCAAGATGCTTAATCCCTTGTGGTCGGCGCGCGAGCTGCGCGGCCTCATCGTCGACGTGCACCCGGAGACCGCGGATTCCGCGACCGTGACCATCAAGCCCGGGTGGGGCTTCTCCGGGAGATATCGGCCGGGCCAGTACGTCGGCATCGGACTGCGAATCGACGGACGGTGGCATTGGCGCTCATACTCGCTGACCTCAATTCCGCAGCGCGACAACAAGAACATCACGATCACCGTCAAGGCGACGCCCGAGGGCTTCCTGTCCACGCACCTGGTCAACGGCGTGGAACCGGGCACCATCGTGCGGTTGGCGACTCCGAAGGGAGAGTTCGCACTGCCCGACCCGCCACCGGCGAAAATCCTGTTCGTCACGGCCGGCAGCGGGATCACACCGGTGATGGCGATGTTGCGCACCCTGAAGTCGAGGGGACACAGCGCCGACATTGTGCACATTCACTCCGCACCGACGCCCGACGATGTGATTTTTCACGACGAACTGCGCGAGCTCGAGAACAGTGAGCCCCGGTACCGACTTCACTTGCAGCTCACCGAGACTGCGGGTCACCTCGATTTCAGCGACCTGACCGGCATCGTGGGTGACTGGAAACAACGCCCTACGTGGGCATGTGGGCCGCCCGCCCTACTCGACACCGTCGAACGGGTCTGGAAGGACGCGGGTCACAGCGACCAGCTGCATATGGAGCGTTTCACCATCGCCGCCACTGACAAAGGCGGCGAAGGCGGCACCGTCAACTTCGCGATATCCGACAAGTCGATCGAAATCGATGGTGCCACATCACTTTTGGAGGCAGGCGAGAAAGTTGGCATCCAGATGCCGTTCGGCTGCCGAATGGGCATTTGTCAAACCTGTGTGCTCCCACTAGAGGCAGGGCACGTCCGCGACTTGCGGTCCGGGACCGAACACGGCGAGGGCGACCGCATCCAGACGTGCATCTCGACGGCATCCGGCGACTGCACTCTCAAGATCTGA
- a CDS encoding acyl carrier protein has product MASSSAAVTAALQSILRDDLNVDMARVTPDARLVDDVGLDSVAFAVGMVAIEERLGVALSEEELLTCDTVGDLDAAIAAKTP; this is encoded by the coding sequence ATGGCCTCCTCTTCCGCCGCGGTGACCGCTGCGCTGCAAAGCATTCTGCGTGACGACCTCAACGTCGACATGGCCCGGGTTACGCCCGACGCCAGGTTGGTCGACGATGTCGGTTTGGATTCGGTGGCCTTTGCTGTAGGCATGGTTGCCATCGAAGAGCGGCTCGGCGTCGCGCTGTCCGAGGAAGAACTACTGACCTGTGACACAGTCGGCGATCTGGACGCGGCGATCGCGGCGAAAACACCGTAA
- a CDS encoding DUF3817 domain-containing protein encodes MTTPETPSETSVSADRIRPALLGYRIMTWTTGLWLIALCYEIVSHLVFGHEIRWIGIVHGWVYFAYVLTAFNLAIKVRWPIGKTIGVLLAGTIPLLGIIVEHFQTKDIKARFGL; translated from the coding sequence ATGACCACGCCCGAGACACCCTCCGAAACAAGCGTCTCCGCCGATCGCATCCGCCCAGCCCTGCTCGGCTACCGGATCATGACGTGGACGACGGGTCTGTGGCTGATCGCACTGTGCTACGAGATCGTCTCGCATCTGGTGTTCGGCCACGAGATCCGGTGGATCGGGATCGTGCACGGCTGGGTGTATTTCGCTTACGTGCTAACGGCTTTCAATCTAGCGATCAAGGTCCGCTGGCCGATCGGCAAGACGATTGGTGTGCTGCTGGCCGGCACCATCCCGCTGCTGGGCATCATCGTTGAGCACTTCCAGACCAAGGACATCAAGGCCCGCTTCGGGCTGTAG
- a CDS encoding cyclic nucleotide-degrading phosphodiesterase produces MPVRITVLGCSGSVVGPDSPASGYLLRAPDTPPLVLDFGGGVLGALQRHADPASVHVLLSHLHADHCLDMPGLFVWRRYHPSSRPLGKAMLYGPSDTWSRLGAASSPYGGEIDDCSDIFDVHHWVDGEPVEVGALSVTPRIVAHPTESYGLRITDPSGASFVYSGDTGVCDQLVELARDADVFLCEASWTHAPDRPPALHLSGTEAGRVAAQAGVRELLLTHIPPWTSREDVISEAKAEFDGPVHAVVCNETFDVRHSERV; encoded by the coding sequence GTGCCTGTGCGAATAACCGTGCTCGGCTGCTCGGGCAGCGTGGTCGGTCCGGACTCGCCAGCGTCGGGTTATTTGCTTCGGGCTCCGGACACTCCGCCGCTGGTCCTGGACTTTGGCGGGGGTGTGCTCGGCGCCTTGCAGCGCCACGCCGACCCGGCTTCCGTGCACGTGCTGTTGTCCCACCTGCATGCCGACCATTGTCTGGATATGCCGGGGCTGTTCGTGTGGCGCCGCTACCACCCGTCGTCGCGTCCGCTCGGCAAGGCGATGTTGTACGGCCCGAGCGACACCTGGTCGCGGTTGGGCGCCGCGTCGTCGCCGTACGGCGGTGAAATCGACGACTGCTCGGACATATTCGACGTCCATCACTGGGTCGACGGCGAGCCGGTCGAGGTCGGGGCACTGTCCGTGACACCGCGCATAGTCGCACATCCCACCGAGTCCTACGGGTTGCGAATCACCGATCCCAGCGGAGCGTCGTTCGTTTACAGCGGGGACACCGGAGTCTGCGATCAGCTCGTCGAGCTGGCTCGCGACGCCGACGTGTTCCTGTGCGAGGCGTCCTGGACGCACGCCCCGGATCGTCCGCCCGCCCTGCACTTGTCGGGCACCGAAGCCGGCCGGGTCGCGGCGCAGGCCGGCGTCCGCGAGCTGCTGCTGACCCACATCCCGCCGTGGACCTCGCGGGAGGACGTGATCAGCGAGGCCAAGGCCGAGTTCGACGGTCCCGTGCACGCCGTGGTGTGCAACGAGACATTTGACGTTCGGCACTCCGAACGAGTCTGA
- the rph gene encoding ribonuclease PH, with the protein MSKREDGRNDDELRPVVITRGFTENPAGSVLIGFGGTKVLCTASVTEGVPRWRKGTGLGWLTAEYAMLPSATHTRSDRESVKGRLSGRTQEISRLIGRSLRACIDLAALGENTIAVDCDVLQADGGTRTAAITGAYVALADAVTYLSAAGKLSDPRPLSCAIAAVSVGVVDGRIRVDLPYEEDSRAEVDMNVVATDTGTLVEIQGTGEGATFPRSTLDKLLDMALGACDTLFAAQREALELPYPGVLPEGPNAPKAFGS; encoded by the coding sequence GTGTCAAAACGAGAAGACGGTCGCAATGACGACGAGCTTCGCCCAGTGGTCATCACGCGCGGCTTCACCGAGAATCCCGCGGGTTCGGTCCTGATCGGATTCGGTGGGACCAAAGTCCTGTGCACGGCGAGTGTCACCGAGGGAGTACCGCGCTGGCGCAAGGGGACTGGCCTGGGTTGGCTGACCGCGGAGTACGCCATGCTGCCGTCCGCCACCCACACTCGCTCCGACCGGGAATCGGTGAAGGGCCGGCTGTCCGGGCGCACCCAGGAAATCAGTCGGCTGATCGGTCGATCGCTGCGCGCGTGCATCGATCTGGCGGCGTTGGGGGAGAACACGATCGCCGTCGATTGCGATGTGCTGCAGGCCGACGGCGGTACCCGCACGGCGGCGATCACGGGTGCCTACGTGGCGCTGGCCGACGCAGTGACCTACCTGTCGGCGGCGGGCAAGCTGTCGGATCCGCGGCCGTTGTCGTGCGCGATCGCGGCGGTCAGCGTCGGTGTGGTCGACGGCAGGATCCGCGTCGACCTACCCTACGAGGAGGATTCGCGCGCCGAGGTCGACATGAACGTCGTCGCCACCGATACCGGAACCCTGGTCGAGATTCAGGGCACCGGCGAGGGTGCGACCTTCCCGCGCTCGACGCTGGACAAGCTGCTTGATATGGCGCTCGGGGCCTGCGACACGTTGTTCGCCGCCCAGCGCGAGGCGCTGGAGTTGCCGTACCCGGGCGTGCTGCCCGAAGGCCCGAACGCGCCGAAGGCGTTCGGCAGCTGA